One segment of Polypterus senegalus isolate Bchr_013 chromosome 8, ASM1683550v1, whole genome shotgun sequence DNA contains the following:
- the si:ch211-107m4.1 gene encoding heterogeneous nuclear ribonucleoprotein U-like protein 2 yields MSSIDVKKLKVADLRAELQQRGLDTRGLKAELIDRLQAAIDSENGGVKVGEAAVGDWPAESDSSLECGDSHDILEQETETEAGDPEDVFKAAEKQELTEAASPAEGGSLLQEQPSLLTASGVTGTIKEANPPVPSPVRTSLELQKPQQSPSPAKLQLGGSETMAEQQNAKQTVQATEQGGKAAGNAAEPECESRSTQKANDKEGDAAKIPATKEDGVNGEQVKMEPGQSEDWPTEREAGSDDSGSEMEHEGEQNNQDKKEEEQGERRGVKRPHEERGRGYYEFKEEVNYNRAKSPEPEEEEIEEEVDESLVCLDTYNCDLHFQVNKERYSGQPLFSERFPHLWSGSRATHGVTKGRIGFEAKVSKKLKAKDLLEEDPETHVLRVGWSVNNASVQLGEDELSFGYDGRGKKVENRAFEDFGETLTENDVVGCYVNFEGEEIELLFQKNGTDLGVAFTVSKDALGDQALFPHVLCKNCAVEVNFGQLEEPFFPTAEGFVLMHQISAEERVRSSMAPKSKEECEVLMMVGMPGAGKTHWARNHMIENPEKHYNVLGTKNVLERMRAQTPEGAQVSAEQKEMLLQQATQCLSQLIQIAARKKRNYILDQANVYSSAQRRKLLRFKGFNRKAVVVCPSDEEWKKRLQLHQQEEGEEVAETSLLKVKVSFTLPSKCNFLEEVIYSELQKEEAEKLLATYKEEARKVLPPPPKRKKHRNRRKQQNRNIRGGGMMGTGILPLPYGPNRGGFNHRPFEPPQPFWGGQPRREQEYRPFYNQYRTEYDRFYGRNYDPQRYREYYRQYTQEWNRYYRDQDRYGYGGGGGQQELWLWRRSQL; encoded by the exons ATGAGCTCGATAGATGTGAAAAAGTTAAAAGTCGCCGATCTACGGGCGGAGCTGCAACAGAGGGGCCTAGACACGCGCGGCCTGAAGGCCGAACTAATCGACCGCTTGCAAGCTGCAATCGACTCTGAGAACGGCGGAGTGAAGGTAGGGGAGGCCGCGGTGGGAGACTGGCCTGCTGAAAGCGATTCAAGTCTTGAATGTGGTGATTCACACGACATTCTAGAGCAGGAGACTGAAACAGAGGCTGGAGATCCAGAGGACGTTTTTAAAGCCGCAGAAAAACAAGAACTGACGGAAGCGGCGAGTCCAGCGGAAGGGGGTTCTCTGCTTCAAGAACAGCCATCACTGCTAACCGCTTCAGGGGTGACAGGGACGATTAAGGAAGCTAATCCACCCGTTCCTTCGCCGGTAAGAACATCATTAGAGCTACAGAAACCGCAGCAGTCGCCATCCCCTGCAAAGTTGCAGCTAGGAGGTTCGGAGACCATGGCAGAACAACAGAACGCAAAGCAAACCGTGCAGGCCACAGAGCAGGGAGGGAAGGCTGCGGGGAACGCAGCAGAACCAGAGTGCGAGAGTCGCAGCACGCAAAAGGCGAACGATAAGGAGGGAGATGCCGCGAAGATTCCCGCTACCAAGGAGGAcggtgtgaatggggagcaggttaAGATGGAACCTGGGCAGAGTGAAGACTGGCCCACCGAGAGGGAGGCCGGGAGCGACGACTCTGGCTCTGAAATGGAGCACGAAGGCGAGCAAAACAACCAGG ACAAAAAAGAGGAAGAGCAAGGTGAACGCAGAGGTGTGAAAAGACCTCATGAAGAACGGGGGCGAGGCTACTATGAGTTTAAAGAAGAGGTTAACTACAACCG GGCCAAGTCTCCAGAGCCCgaagaagaagaaattgaagaGGAAGTGGATGAAAGTTTGGTCTGTCTTGATACAT ATAACTGTGATTTGCATTTCCAAGTAAATAAAGAGCGCTACAGTGGACAACCCCTCTTTTCAGAACGTTTTCCCCATCTGTGGTCTGGTAGCCGTGCAACTCATGGTGTGACAAAAGGGCGGATTGGCTTTGAGGCTAAG GTATCTAAGAAATTGAAAGCAAAAGACCTTCTAGAAGAGGATCCTGAGACACATGTACTTCGTGTCGGCTGGTCCGTCAATAACGCAAGTGTTCAGCTTG GTGAGGATGAGTTATCCTTTGGGTATGATGGCCGTGGGAAAAAGGTGGAAAATCGTGCTTTTGAAGACTTTGGCGAAACATTAACTGAAAATGATGTTGTTGGCTGTTATGTG AATTTTGAAGGGGAGGAGATAGAGCTTTTGTTCCAGAAGAATGGCACAGATCTTGGTGTGGCCTTCACTGTTAGTAAAGATGCTCTAGGAGACCAAGCTTTATTTCCTCACGTGCTATGTAAAAATTGTGCTGTTGAAGTTAACTTTGGGCAGCTAGAGGAGCCCTTTTTCCCCACGGCGGAGGGGTTTGTGCTGATGCATCAAATATCAGCTGAAGAACGGGTCCGCTCCTCCATGGCACCTAAATCAAAAGAGGAGTGCGAG GTGCTGATGATGGTTGGAATGCCTGGTGCTGGAAAAACTCACTGGGCTCGTAATCATATGATTGAGAACCCAGAGAAGCATTACAATGTTCTTGGGACAAAAAATGTCTTGGAACGAATGCGA gcACAGACACCTGAAGGAGCTCAAGTAAGTGCTGAACAGAAGGAGATGTTACTGCAGCAGGCAACCCAATGTCTTAGTCAGCTTATCCAGATTGCTGCTCGTAAAAAGAGGAACTACATTCTTGACCAG GCTAATGTGTACAGCTCTGCACAGCGACGTAAGCTGCTGCGATTTAAAGGGTTCAATAGAAAGGCAGTGGTAGTTTGCCCCAGTGATGAAGAGTGGAAAAAGCGACTGCAACTCCACCagcaagaagaaggagaagaagtggCTGAAACCTCTCTTCTAAAGGTTAAAG TGAGTTTTACACTCCCGTCCAAGTGTAATTTTCTGGAAGAAGTCATCTATTCTGAACTACAGAAAGAAGAGGCAGAGAAGCTGCTTGCGACATACAAAGAAGAAGCTCGCAAAGTGCTTCCCCCACCACCAAAACGCAAGAAACATCGTAATCGACGTAAACAGCAGAATCGCAATATCCGAGGTGGAGGGATGATGGGGACAGGAATCCTACCTTTGCCATATG GGCCAAACAGAGGTGGTTTCAATCACCGTCCATTTGAGCCACCGCAGCCTTTCTGGGGGGGACAGCCACGCAGAGAG CAGGAGTACAGACCATTTTATAACCAGTACAGAACAGAATATGACCGGTTTTATGGGCGAAACTATGATCCACAGCGGTATCGGGAGTACTACAGGCAATACACTCAAGAg TGGAACCGCTATTATCGGGATCAGGATCGTTATGGCTATGGTGGTGGTGGCGGGCAACAGGAATTATGGCTATGGAGGAGGAGTCAACTATAG